The Candidatus Schneideria nysicola genome contains a region encoding:
- the yfaE gene encoding class I ribonucleotide reductase maintenance protein YfaE: MKIIYKKRLILYENRYILYNRNYNSLLSILEANNLKIDFHCRSGYCGICRLKLIKGTVKYHNEPLAFLQKNEILPCSCLPINNIQLDREELSNFID; the protein is encoded by the coding sequence ATGAAAATAATATATAAAAAGAGATTAATCTTATACGAGAATAGATATATTTTATATAATAGAAATTATAATTCATTATTAAGTATATTAGAAGCAAATAATCTAAAAATAGATTTTCATTGTCGTTCTGGTTATTGTGGTATATGTAGGCTTAAATTAATCAAAGGAACTGTTAAGTATCACAATGAACCTTTAGCTTTTTTACAAAAGAACGAAATTCTTCCGTGTTCTTGTTTACCCATTAATAATATTCAATTAGATCGAGAAGAATTA